The Astatotilapia calliptera chromosome 14, fAstCal1.2, whole genome shotgun sequence genome includes a region encoding these proteins:
- the eml2 gene encoding echinoderm microtubule-associated protein-like 2 isoform X3 encodes MKKSPSKSKECTFNAEDSYVRMFLRGRPVTMHVPDQQKGTYSLDQKVALPDHKLKLQWVYGYRGRDCRSNLYLLPTGEIVYFNASVVVLYNTEEQQQRHYLGHNDDVKCLSVHPDMVTIATGQVAGNSKDGKLLAPHVRVWDSVSLNTLHVLGTGVFDRAVTCVAFSKSNGGTFLCAVDDANDHILSVWNWQKEKQLAEVKCSNDSVLAAVFHPMDTNLIVTCGKSHINFWTMEGNTLTKRQGLFEKHEKPKYVLCVAFAENGDAITGDSSGNLYIWAKGGTRISQVVSAAHEGGIFSVCVLKDGTMVSGGGKDRKVVLWDHDYRKKATMEVGESFGPVRALAEGKPGELFVGTTKNAIIRAAFPDTLTPIVQGHTDELWGLDIHPTMEQFVTCSQDKQVHLWDAHSHQPLWSKTIEDPGRSAGFHPSGAVLAVGTMTGKWLVLDTDTRDLVSMHTDGNEIISNVKYSPDGNFLAVASHDNFVYIYAVTENGRKYSRVGKCTGHSSFVTHVDWSKNSQYLVTNSGDYEILFWEASSGKHVTNMDTVRNLEWATYTCTLSFNTFGIWPDGADGTDINAACRSHDGSLLASADDFGKVHLFSFPCSQPRAPSQEYGGHSSHVTNVAFLHDDSHLISTGGKDTSILQWVVA; translated from the exons ATGAAGAAATCACCCAG CAAATCCAAAGAATGCACTTTCAATGCag AGGACAGCTACGTGAGGATGTTCCTCCGCGGCCGTCCCGTCACCATGCACGTCCCAGACCAGCAGAAGGGGACTTACAGCCTTGACCAGAAGGTGGCGCTGCCTGACCATAAGCTCAAACTGCAGTGGGT TTATGGCTACCGTGGTCGTGACTGCCGCTCCAACCTGTACCTGCTTCCCACGGGAGAGATTGTCTACTTCAATGCTTCAGTGGTGGTGCTGTACAAcacagaggagcagcagcagagacacTACCTGGGCCACAACGATGACGTCAAATG CCTGAGTGTGCATCCTGACATGGTTACCATAGCAACAGGACAAGTGGCTGGAAACTCTAAAGATGGAAAG ctgCTGGCTCCCCATGTTCGCGTCTGGGATTCTGTGAGCCTCAACACGCTCCATGTGCTTGGAACGGGAGTGTTCGATAGAGCGGTCACCTGTGTGGCTTTCTCAAAGTCG AATGGCGGCACCTTCCTTTGCGCTGTGGATGATGCCAACGATCACATCTTGTCAGTCTGGAACTGGCAGAAGGAGAAGCAGCTGGCTGAAGTCAAG TGCTCCAATGACTCTGTGCTGGCCGCTGTGTTTCATCCCATGGACACCAACCTGATTGTTACCTGTGGAAAATCTCACATCAACTTCTGGACCATGGAGGGGAACACTCTCACCAAGAGACAGGGCCTGTTTGAG AAACACGAGAAACCAAAGTATGTGTTGTGTGTGGCATTCGCTGAGAATGGAGACGCCATCACAGGAGACTCCAGTGGGAACCTCTACATCTGGGCCAAAG GTGGTACCCGCATCAGCCAGGTGGTGTCAGCGGCGCACGAAGGCGGCattttctcagtgtgtgttCTCAAGGACGGCACCATGGTGTCTGGAGGGGGGAAAGACCGCAAGGTGGTGCTGTGGGACCACGATTACAGAAAAAAGGCAACGATGGAG gTGGGAGAGTCCTTCGGTCCTGTTCGTGCTCTGGCTGAAGGTAAACCCGGAGAACTCTTTGTTGGAACCACCAAGAATGCAATCATCAGAGCTGCCTTCCCTGATACATTAACACCTATTGTGCAG GGTCACACCGATGAGCTGTGGGGTCTGGACATCCATCCCACCATGGAGCAGTTTGTTACCTGCTCACAGGACAAACAAGTTCACCTCTGGGATGCCCACTCCCACCAGCCCCTGTGGAGCAAGACCATCGAG GATCCAGGGAGGTCTGCAGGCTTCCATCCCAGCGGGGCTGTTCTGGCTGTGGGGACCATGACTGGAAA GTGGTTGGTGCTGGACACTGACACTCGGGATCTTGTTTCTATGCACACAGATGGCAATGAGATCATTTCCAATGTCAAGTACTCTCCGG ACGGTAACTTCCTGGCTGTCGCTTCCCATGATAACTTTGTTTACATCTATGCTGTAACTGAAAACGGCCGAAAGTACAGCCGTGTGGGGAAATGCACT GGACACTCCAGCTTTGTTACCCATGTGGACTGGTCGAAAAACAGCCAGTACCTTGTCACCAACTCAGGAGACTATGAGATCCTCTTCT GGGAGGCATCCAGTGGtaaacatgtgaccaacatggACACAGTGCGCAACCTGGAGTGGGCCACCTACACCTGCACTCTGAGCTTCAACACGTTTG GAATCTGGCCAGATGGAGCAGATGGCACAGACATCAATGCTGCGTGCAGGTCACATGATGGATCCCTGCTGGCCTCTGCTGATGACTTTGGCAAAGTGCACTTGTTCTCCTTCCCCTGCTCTCAACCAAGG GCTCCAAGTCAAGAATACGGTGGCCATAGCAGTCACGTGACCAACGTTGCCTTCCTGCACGATGACAGTCACCTGATCTCCACTGGTGGGAAGGACACCAGCATCCTGCAGTGGGTGGTTGCCTAG
- the LOC113036166 gene encoding tubulin alpha chain-like codes for MRECISVHVGQAGVQIGNACWELYCLEHGIQPDGQMPSDKTIGGGDDSFNTFFSETGAGKHVPRAVFVDLEPTVIDEVRTGTYRQLFHPEQLITGKEDAANNYARGHYTIGKEIIDLVLDRVRKLADQCTGLQGFLVFHSFGGGTGSGFTSLLMERLSVDYGKKSKLEFSIYPAPQVSTAVVEPYNAILTTHTTLEHSDCAFMVDNEAIYDICRRNLDIERPSYTNLNRLISQIVSSITASLRFDGALNVDLTEFQTNLVPYPRIHFPLATYAPVISAEKAYHEQLTVSEITNACFEPANQMVKCDPRHGKYMACCLLYRGDVVPKDVNAAIAAIKTKRTIQFVDWCPTGFKVGINYQPPTVVPGGDLAKVQRAVCMLSNTTAIAEAWARLDHKFDLMYAKRAFVHWYVGEGMEEGEFSEAREDMAALEKDYEEVGVDSVDGEGDEEGEE; via the exons ATG CGTGAATGCATCTCCGTCCACGTTGGACAGGCTGGTGTCCAGATTGGGAATGCCTGCTGGGAGCTTTACTGCTTGGAACATGGCATTCAGCCAGACGGTCAAATGCCCAGTGACAAGACCATTGGCGGAGGAGATGATTCCTTCAACACATTTTTCAGTGAGACTGGAGCTGGAAAGCATGTCCCTAGAGCTGTTTTTGTGGACCTTGAACCCACTGTGATCG ATGAGGTGCGGACTGGGACGTATCGCCAGCTGTTCCACCCTGAGCAGTTGATCACTGGCAAGGAGGATGCAGCTAACAATTATGCCCGTGGACACTATACCATTGGAAAAGAGATCATTGATCTTGTTCTGGACAGGGTTCGCAAACTG GCTGACCAGTGCACTGGTCTTCAGGGCTTCCTGGTGTTCCACAGCTTTGGTGGTGGGACCGGCTCTGGTTTCACCTCCCTGCTGATGGAGCGCCTTTCTGTCGACTACGGCAAGAAGTCAAAGCTGGAGTTTTCCATCTACCCAGCTCCCCAAGTGTCCACTGCTGTGGTTGAGCCCTACAACGCCATCCTGACCACCCACACCACCCTAGAGCACTCTGACTGTGCCTTCATGGTAGATAACGAGGCAATCTATGACATCTGCCGTAGGAACCTCGATATCGAGCGTCCTTCCTACACCAACCTGAACAGGTTGATCAGCCAGATTGTGTCCTCCATCACTGCTTCGCTCCGCTTCGATGGCGCCCTCAATGTTGATCTGACAGAGTTCCAGACCAACTTGGTGCCCTACCCTCGTATCCATTTCCCCCTGGCCACCTACGCCCCCGTCATCTCTGCAGAGAAAGCTTATCACGAGCAGTTAACTGTATCAGAAATCACAAACGCTTGCTTCGAGCCAGCCAATCAGATGGTGAAATGTGACCCTCGCCACGGCAAGTACATGGCCTGCTGCCTTTTGTACCGTGGCGATGTGGTGCCCAAAGATGTCAACGCTGCCATTGCTGCCATTAAAACCAAGCGCACCATCCAGTTCGTGGACTGGTGCCCCACCGGTTTCAAGGTCGGCATCAACTACCAGCCACCCACTGTGGTTCCTGGTGGAGACCTGGCCAAGGTCCAGAGGGCTGTGTGTATGCTGAGCAACACCACCGCCATCGCTGAGGCTTGGGCACGACTTGACCACAAGTTTGACTTGATGTACGCCAAGCGTGCATTTGTTCACTGGTATGTGGGTGAGGGAATGGAGGAGGGTGAGTTTTCTGAGGCTAGAGAGGACATGGCAGCTCTAGAGAAGGATTATGAAGAGGTTGGAGTTGACTCTGTTGATGGGGAGGGAGATGAGGAAGGTGAGGAGTAG
- the LOC113035762 gene encoding tubulin alpha chain-like, which translates to MRECISIHVGQAGVQIGNACWELYCLEHGIQPDGQMPSDKTIGGGDDSFNTFFSETGAGKHVPRAVFVDLEPTVIDEVRTGTYRQLFHPEQLITGKEDAANNYARGHYTIGKEIIDLVLDRVRKLADQCTGLQGFLVFHSFGGGTGSGFTSLLMERLSVDYGKKSKLEFSIYPAPQVSTAVVEPYNAILTTHTTLEHSDCAFMVDNEAIYDICRRNLDIERPSYTNLNRLISQIVSSITASLRFDGALNVDLTEFQTNLVPYPRIHFPLATYAPVISAEKAYHEQLTVSEITNSCFEPANQMVKCDPRHGKYMACCLLYRGDVVPKDVNAAIAAIKTKRTIQFVDWCPTGFKVGINYQPPTVVPGGDLAKVQRAVCMLSNTTAIAEAWARLDHKFDLMYAKRAFVHWYVGEGMEEGEFSEAREDMAALEKDYEEVGVDSVDGEGDEEGEE; encoded by the exons ATG CGTGAATGCATCTCCATCCACGTTGGACAGGCTGGTGTCCAGATTGGGAATGCCTGCTGGGAGCTTTACTGCTTGGAACATGGCATTCAGCCAGACGGTCAAATGCCCAGTGACAAGACCATTGGCGGAGGAGATGATTCCTTCAACACATTTTTCAGTGAGACTGGAGCTGGAAAGCATGTCCCTAGAGCTGTTTTTGTGGACCTTGAACCCACTGTGATCG ATGAGGTGCGGACTGGGACGTATCGCCAGCTGTTCCACCCTGAGCAGTTGATCACTGGCAAGGAGGATGCAGCTAACAATTATGCCCGTGGACACTATACCATTGGAAAAGAGATCATTGATCTTGTTCTGGACAGGGTTCGCAAACTG GCTGACCAGTGCACTGGTCTTCAGGGCTTCCTGGTGTTCCACAGCTTTGGCGGTGGGACCGGCTCTGGTTTCACCTCCCTGCTGATGGAGCGCCTTTCTGTAGACTACGGCAAGAAGTCAAAGCTGGAGTTTTCCATCTACCCAGCTCCCCAAGTGTCCACTGCTGTGGTTGAGCCCTACAACGCCATCCTGACCACCCACACCACCCTAGAGCACTCTGACTGTGCCTTCATGGTAGATAACGAGGCAATCTATGACATCTGCCGTAGGAACCTCGATATCGAGCGTCCTTCCTACACCAACCTGAACAGGTTGATCAGCCAGATTGTGTCCTCCATCACTGCTTCGCTCCGCTTTGATGGCGCCCTCAATGTTGATCTGACAGAGTTCCAGACCAACTTGGTGCCCTACCCTCGTATCCATTTCCCCCTGGCCACCTACGCCCCCGTCATCTCTGCAGAGAAAGCTTATCACGAGCAGTTAACTGTATCAGAAATCACAAACTCTTGCTTCGAGCCAGCCAATCAGATGGTGAAATGTGACCCTCGCCACGGCAAGTACATGGCCTGCTGCCTTTTGTACCGTGGCGATGTGGTGCCCAAAGATGTCAACGCTGCCATTGCTGCCATTAAAACCAAGCGCACCATCCAGTTCGTGGACTGGTGCCCCACCGGTTTCAAGGTCGGCATCAACTACCAGCCACCCACTGTGGTTCCTGGTGGAGACCTGGCCAAGGTCCAGAGGGCTGTGTGTATGCTGAGCAACACCACCGCCATCGCTGAGGCTTGGGCACGACTTGACCACAAGTTTGACTTGATGTACGCCAAGCGTGCATTTGTTCACTGGTATGTGGGTGAGGGAATGGAGGAGGGTGAGTTTTCTGAGGCTAGAGAGGACATGGCAGCTCTAGAGAAGGATTATGAAGAGGTTGGAGTTGACTCTGTTGATGGGGAGGGAGATGAGGAAGGTGAGGAGTAG
- the eml2 gene encoding echinoderm microtubule-associated protein-like 2 isoform X2: MADDTVSASSNMDMEDRVSHLEQRLQLQEDEIQLLKAALADALRRLGYCEEQSQGKQPAGVHAGRRSLATTAAAPPTKVRQLLQALPSRPLSNGYIQQKRLLSSPSSPKKEVLQSIKRKSMSTERLTLVRREMGAESRSRTTSSSSSSGGKSKSKECTFNAEDSYVRMFLRGRPVTMHVPDQQKGTYSLDQKVALPDHKLKLQWVYGYRGRDCRSNLYLLPTGEIVYFNASVVVLYNTEEQQQRHYLGHNDDVKCLSVHPDMVTIATGQVAGNSKDGKLLAPHVRVWDSVSLNTLHVLGTGVFDRAVTCVAFSKSNGGTFLCAVDDANDHILSVWNWQKEKQLAEVKCSNDSVLAAVFHPMDTNLIVTCGKSHINFWTMEGNTLTKRQGLFEKHEKPKYVLCVAFAENGDAITGDSSGNLYIWAKGGTRISQVVSAAHEGGIFSVCVLKDGTMVSGGGKDRKVVLWDHDYRKKATMEVGESFGPVRALAEGKPGELFVGTTKNAIIRAAFPDTLTPIVQGHTDELWGLDIHPTMEQFVTCSQDKQVHLWDAHSHQPLWSKTIEDPGRSAGFHPSGAVLAVGTMTGKWLVLDTDTRDLVSMHTDGNEIISNVKYSPDGNFLAVASHDNFVYIYAVTENGRKYSRVGKCTGHSSFVTHVDWSKNSQYLVTNSGDYEILFWEASSGKHVTNMDTVRNLEWATYTCTLSFNTFGIWPDGADGTDINAACRSHDGSLLASADDFGKVHLFSFPCSQPRAPSQEYGGHSSHVTNVAFLHDDSHLISTGGKDTSILQWVVA, from the exons ATGGCAG ATGACACTGTGTCGGCGAGCAGTAACATGGACATGGAGGACCGGGTGTCTCACCTGGAGCAGAGGCTGCAGTTGCAAGAGGACGAGATCCAGCTGCTGAAGGCGGCTCTGGCTGATGCCCTGCGCCGGCTCGGCTATTGTGAGGAGCAGAGCCAAGGGAAGCAACCAGCAGGCGTTCATGCTGGGAGGAGATCTCTGGCCACTACAGCTGCGGCACCACCTACCAAGG tgcGACAGCTCCTGCAGGCTCTTCCCTCCCGACCTCTGAGTAATGGCTACATTCAACAGAAACGTCTCCTTTCTTCGCCTTCATCTCCAAAGAAAGAGGTGCTACAGTCTATAAAGAG AAAGAGTATGTCCACAGAACGTCTCACCCTGGTGAGGAGAGAGATGGGGGCGGAGAGTCGGAGTCGAACAACATcctccagcagctcctctgGTGGCAAAAG CAAATCCAAAGAATGCACTTTCAATGCag AGGACAGCTACGTGAGGATGTTCCTCCGCGGCCGTCCCGTCACCATGCACGTCCCAGACCAGCAGAAGGGGACTTACAGCCTTGACCAGAAGGTGGCGCTGCCTGACCATAAGCTCAAACTGCAGTGGGT TTATGGCTACCGTGGTCGTGACTGCCGCTCCAACCTGTACCTGCTTCCCACGGGAGAGATTGTCTACTTCAATGCTTCAGTGGTGGTGCTGTACAAcacagaggagcagcagcagagacacTACCTGGGCCACAACGATGACGTCAAATG CCTGAGTGTGCATCCTGACATGGTTACCATAGCAACAGGACAAGTGGCTGGAAACTCTAAAGATGGAAAG ctgCTGGCTCCCCATGTTCGCGTCTGGGATTCTGTGAGCCTCAACACGCTCCATGTGCTTGGAACGGGAGTGTTCGATAGAGCGGTCACCTGTGTGGCTTTCTCAAAGTCG AATGGCGGCACCTTCCTTTGCGCTGTGGATGATGCCAACGATCACATCTTGTCAGTCTGGAACTGGCAGAAGGAGAAGCAGCTGGCTGAAGTCAAG TGCTCCAATGACTCTGTGCTGGCCGCTGTGTTTCATCCCATGGACACCAACCTGATTGTTACCTGTGGAAAATCTCACATCAACTTCTGGACCATGGAGGGGAACACTCTCACCAAGAGACAGGGCCTGTTTGAG AAACACGAGAAACCAAAGTATGTGTTGTGTGTGGCATTCGCTGAGAATGGAGACGCCATCACAGGAGACTCCAGTGGGAACCTCTACATCTGGGCCAAAG GTGGTACCCGCATCAGCCAGGTGGTGTCAGCGGCGCACGAAGGCGGCattttctcagtgtgtgttCTCAAGGACGGCACCATGGTGTCTGGAGGGGGGAAAGACCGCAAGGTGGTGCTGTGGGACCACGATTACAGAAAAAAGGCAACGATGGAG gTGGGAGAGTCCTTCGGTCCTGTTCGTGCTCTGGCTGAAGGTAAACCCGGAGAACTCTTTGTTGGAACCACCAAGAATGCAATCATCAGAGCTGCCTTCCCTGATACATTAACACCTATTGTGCAG GGTCACACCGATGAGCTGTGGGGTCTGGACATCCATCCCACCATGGAGCAGTTTGTTACCTGCTCACAGGACAAACAAGTTCACCTCTGGGATGCCCACTCCCACCAGCCCCTGTGGAGCAAGACCATCGAG GATCCAGGGAGGTCTGCAGGCTTCCATCCCAGCGGGGCTGTTCTGGCTGTGGGGACCATGACTGGAAA GTGGTTGGTGCTGGACACTGACACTCGGGATCTTGTTTCTATGCACACAGATGGCAATGAGATCATTTCCAATGTCAAGTACTCTCCGG ACGGTAACTTCCTGGCTGTCGCTTCCCATGATAACTTTGTTTACATCTATGCTGTAACTGAAAACGGCCGAAAGTACAGCCGTGTGGGGAAATGCACT GGACACTCCAGCTTTGTTACCCATGTGGACTGGTCGAAAAACAGCCAGTACCTTGTCACCAACTCAGGAGACTATGAGATCCTCTTCT GGGAGGCATCCAGTGGtaaacatgtgaccaacatggACACAGTGCGCAACCTGGAGTGGGCCACCTACACCTGCACTCTGAGCTTCAACACGTTTG GAATCTGGCCAGATGGAGCAGATGGCACAGACATCAATGCTGCGTGCAGGTCACATGATGGATCCCTGCTGGCCTCTGCTGATGACTTTGGCAAAGTGCACTTGTTCTCCTTCCCCTGCTCTCAACCAAGG GCTCCAAGTCAAGAATACGGTGGCCATAGCAGTCACGTGACCAACGTTGCCTTCCTGCACGATGACAGTCACCTGATCTCCACTGGTGGGAAGGACACCAGCATCCTGCAGTGGGTGGTTGCCTAG
- the LOC113036947 gene encoding rhomboid-related protein 4, whose product MRNRQRGSQLGLLLLASQVFQLGLNNIPPITLAVLALNVYLYLFPAAPLFQACVSVQQAYWFKDWRRLLLSPLHHADDWHLYFNMVSFLWKGRRLEQRLGGPWFLYLLSVFSLLTGLVYLVLEALLTELMQDQSYSMACAVGFSGVLFALKVLNNHYYPGSVTYVMGLSVSSRYASWVELVLIHITSPGTSFVGHLSGILVGLLYTTGPLKKIMKKCAGFVTSNGYNSQPGAYYRSSGYSGYTGTGRGLSGNYQYAPGYTADASYIGGLTEEEQLEEAIRNSLNDRGQTRQRGAPPPYGFHLSEDARAEQIRQMRLRRFDR is encoded by the exons ATGCGAAACAGACAGAGGGGATCCCAGCTGGGCTTGCTGCTCCTTGCCTCCCAGGTGTTTCAATTGGGTCTGAACAATATCCCTCCCATCACTCTGGCTGTCCTGGCTCTCAATGTGTACCTTTACCTATTCCCTGCTGCCCCACTGTTTCAG GCCTGTGTTAGTGTGCAGCAGGCCTACTGGTTTAAAGACTGGCGCAGACTCCTGCTGTCCCCACTGCACCATGCAGACGACTGGCATCTTTACTTCAACATGGTGTCCTTCCTCTGGAAAGGTAGAAGGCTGGAGCAACGGCTGGGTGGGCCCTGGTTCCTTTACCTGCTCTCAGTGTTCTCTCTGCTTACTGGACTGGTCTATCTAGTGTTGGAGGCGTTGCTAACAGAGCTCATGCAGGACCAGTCGTACAGCATGGCGTGTGCTGTTGGCTTCTCAG GTGTCCTGTTTGCTTTGAAGGTACTCAATAACCATTACTACCCCGGAAGTGTGACCTATGTGATGGGATTATCTGTGTCTAGTCGCTATGCTAGCTGGGTAGAGCTGGTGCTTATCCACATAACATCACCCGG GACCTCTTTTGTTGGTCACCTGTCAGGGATCCTGGTAGGTCTCCTCTACACCACCGGACCACTGAAGAAAATCATGAAGAAATGTGCAG GGTTTGTGACATCGAATGGATATAACTCACAGCCCGGTGCCTACTACAGATCTTCGGGCTACTCGG GCTACACTGGCACTGGTAGAGGACTCTCAGGAAACTATCAGTATGCACCAGGTTACACAGCAGATGCATCTTATATAGGTGGACTGACAGAGGAGGAGCAGTTAGAGGAAGCCATCAGAAACAGCCTGAATGACAGAG gtcaAACCCGGCAGAGAGGAGCCCCCCCTCCTTATGGTTTCCACCTCTCCGAAGATGCCAGAGCTGAGCAAATCAGGCAAATGAGACTGAGGAGGTTTGACAGATGA
- the eml2 gene encoding echinoderm microtubule-associated protein-like 2 isoform X1 yields MSERVASCGSLYDSTNLLLQYCNNDDTVSASSNMDMEDRVSHLEQRLQLQEDEIQLLKAALADALRRLGYCEEQSQGKQPAGVHAGRRSLATTAAAPPTKVRQLLQALPSRPLSNGYIQQKRLLSSPSSPKKEVLQSIKRKSMSTERLTLVRREMGAESRSRTTSSSSSSGGKSKSKECTFNAEDSYVRMFLRGRPVTMHVPDQQKGTYSLDQKVALPDHKLKLQWVYGYRGRDCRSNLYLLPTGEIVYFNASVVVLYNTEEQQQRHYLGHNDDVKCLSVHPDMVTIATGQVAGNSKDGKLLAPHVRVWDSVSLNTLHVLGTGVFDRAVTCVAFSKSNGGTFLCAVDDANDHILSVWNWQKEKQLAEVKCSNDSVLAAVFHPMDTNLIVTCGKSHINFWTMEGNTLTKRQGLFEKHEKPKYVLCVAFAENGDAITGDSSGNLYIWAKGGTRISQVVSAAHEGGIFSVCVLKDGTMVSGGGKDRKVVLWDHDYRKKATMEVGESFGPVRALAEGKPGELFVGTTKNAIIRAAFPDTLTPIVQGHTDELWGLDIHPTMEQFVTCSQDKQVHLWDAHSHQPLWSKTIEDPGRSAGFHPSGAVLAVGTMTGKWLVLDTDTRDLVSMHTDGNEIISNVKYSPDGNFLAVASHDNFVYIYAVTENGRKYSRVGKCTGHSSFVTHVDWSKNSQYLVTNSGDYEILFWEASSGKHVTNMDTVRNLEWATYTCTLSFNTFGIWPDGADGTDINAACRSHDGSLLASADDFGKVHLFSFPCSQPRAPSQEYGGHSSHVTNVAFLHDDSHLISTGGKDTSILQWVVA; encoded by the exons ATGTCGGAGCGGGTAGCTTCGTGTGGGAGCCTGTATGACAGCACCAACCTGCTGCTACAGTACTGCAACAACG ATGACACTGTGTCGGCGAGCAGTAACATGGACATGGAGGACCGGGTGTCTCACCTGGAGCAGAGGCTGCAGTTGCAAGAGGACGAGATCCAGCTGCTGAAGGCGGCTCTGGCTGATGCCCTGCGCCGGCTCGGCTATTGTGAGGAGCAGAGCCAAGGGAAGCAACCAGCAGGCGTTCATGCTGGGAGGAGATCTCTGGCCACTACAGCTGCGGCACCACCTACCAAGG tgcGACAGCTCCTGCAGGCTCTTCCCTCCCGACCTCTGAGTAATGGCTACATTCAACAGAAACGTCTCCTTTCTTCGCCTTCATCTCCAAAGAAAGAGGTGCTACAGTCTATAAAGAG AAAGAGTATGTCCACAGAACGTCTCACCCTGGTGAGGAGAGAGATGGGGGCGGAGAGTCGGAGTCGAACAACATcctccagcagctcctctgGTGGCAAAAG CAAATCCAAAGAATGCACTTTCAATGCag AGGACAGCTACGTGAGGATGTTCCTCCGCGGCCGTCCCGTCACCATGCACGTCCCAGACCAGCAGAAGGGGACTTACAGCCTTGACCAGAAGGTGGCGCTGCCTGACCATAAGCTCAAACTGCAGTGGGT TTATGGCTACCGTGGTCGTGACTGCCGCTCCAACCTGTACCTGCTTCCCACGGGAGAGATTGTCTACTTCAATGCTTCAGTGGTGGTGCTGTACAAcacagaggagcagcagcagagacacTACCTGGGCCACAACGATGACGTCAAATG CCTGAGTGTGCATCCTGACATGGTTACCATAGCAACAGGACAAGTGGCTGGAAACTCTAAAGATGGAAAG ctgCTGGCTCCCCATGTTCGCGTCTGGGATTCTGTGAGCCTCAACACGCTCCATGTGCTTGGAACGGGAGTGTTCGATAGAGCGGTCACCTGTGTGGCTTTCTCAAAGTCG AATGGCGGCACCTTCCTTTGCGCTGTGGATGATGCCAACGATCACATCTTGTCAGTCTGGAACTGGCAGAAGGAGAAGCAGCTGGCTGAAGTCAAG TGCTCCAATGACTCTGTGCTGGCCGCTGTGTTTCATCCCATGGACACCAACCTGATTGTTACCTGTGGAAAATCTCACATCAACTTCTGGACCATGGAGGGGAACACTCTCACCAAGAGACAGGGCCTGTTTGAG AAACACGAGAAACCAAAGTATGTGTTGTGTGTGGCATTCGCTGAGAATGGAGACGCCATCACAGGAGACTCCAGTGGGAACCTCTACATCTGGGCCAAAG GTGGTACCCGCATCAGCCAGGTGGTGTCAGCGGCGCACGAAGGCGGCattttctcagtgtgtgttCTCAAGGACGGCACCATGGTGTCTGGAGGGGGGAAAGACCGCAAGGTGGTGCTGTGGGACCACGATTACAGAAAAAAGGCAACGATGGAG gTGGGAGAGTCCTTCGGTCCTGTTCGTGCTCTGGCTGAAGGTAAACCCGGAGAACTCTTTGTTGGAACCACCAAGAATGCAATCATCAGAGCTGCCTTCCCTGATACATTAACACCTATTGTGCAG GGTCACACCGATGAGCTGTGGGGTCTGGACATCCATCCCACCATGGAGCAGTTTGTTACCTGCTCACAGGACAAACAAGTTCACCTCTGGGATGCCCACTCCCACCAGCCCCTGTGGAGCAAGACCATCGAG GATCCAGGGAGGTCTGCAGGCTTCCATCCCAGCGGGGCTGTTCTGGCTGTGGGGACCATGACTGGAAA GTGGTTGGTGCTGGACACTGACACTCGGGATCTTGTTTCTATGCACACAGATGGCAATGAGATCATTTCCAATGTCAAGTACTCTCCGG ACGGTAACTTCCTGGCTGTCGCTTCCCATGATAACTTTGTTTACATCTATGCTGTAACTGAAAACGGCCGAAAGTACAGCCGTGTGGGGAAATGCACT GGACACTCCAGCTTTGTTACCCATGTGGACTGGTCGAAAAACAGCCAGTACCTTGTCACCAACTCAGGAGACTATGAGATCCTCTTCT GGGAGGCATCCAGTGGtaaacatgtgaccaacatggACACAGTGCGCAACCTGGAGTGGGCCACCTACACCTGCACTCTGAGCTTCAACACGTTTG GAATCTGGCCAGATGGAGCAGATGGCACAGACATCAATGCTGCGTGCAGGTCACATGATGGATCCCTGCTGGCCTCTGCTGATGACTTTGGCAAAGTGCACTTGTTCTCCTTCCCCTGCTCTCAACCAAGG GCTCCAAGTCAAGAATACGGTGGCCATAGCAGTCACGTGACCAACGTTGCCTTCCTGCACGATGACAGTCACCTGATCTCCACTGGTGGGAAGGACACCAGCATCCTGCAGTGGGTGGTTGCCTAG